One stretch of Tribolium castaneum strain GA2 chromosome 5, icTriCast1.1, whole genome shotgun sequence DNA includes these proteins:
- the LOC660537 gene encoding protein 60A-like, whose product MKVVVASFVLLLVFREVSTFLKSGIYLDNGFDQTSIGQLGDQQIQLEVLNLLGLPNRPKKINNSVTKSAAKYILDIYNSLMEKIDGHSSRRKRSAGVNLSSEEETAVENSDVIMTFEAIRNSEKKFKRLEKGKKLWFNVSEMSVAEDVISAELKIFQKGAPKRAGNVYAVVVYELVDRGRRFQYVSSVNTTGNYKGWLSLNLTSCTTNWSAHRHYTKGFYLSVYPVEKPGREIRPEEIGLTTSTNPFIVAFLKASTRVQPQRNVRSVSPKQNYVSTMKQYQHGTTCRIHTLYISFKDLKWQDWVIAPEGYAAYYCAGECNFPLTAHMNATKHALVQSLVHLIQPHKFPKPCCAPTELRPIPLVYYLDAGTSNVVLKKYSNMAVKSCGCH is encoded by the exons ATGAAGGTCGTTGTTGCCAGTTTCGTGCTTCTCCTAGTGTTTCGTGAAGTTTCCACTTTCCTAAAATCGGGGATTTACCTCGATAACGGTTTCGATCAGACTTCAATTGGCCAACTCGGGGATCAACAAATACAACTGGAGGTTTTAAACCTTCTGGGTCTTCCAAACCGGCCGAAAAAGATCAATAATTCGGTCACAAAATCAGCGGCTAAGTACATTCTGGATATTTACAACTCGTtgatggaaaaaattgatggCCACTCATCCAGACGGAAAAGAAGTGCCGGTGTAAACCTGAGCAGTGAGGAAGAAACAGCCGTTGAAAACAGTGACGTTATCATGACTTTCGAAGCCATTCGGAACAGCGAGAAGAAATTCAAACGACTCGAgaaaggcaagaaattgtggTTCAATGTGAGCGAGATGTCGGTTGCTGAAGATGTGATCAGTGCCGAATTGAAGATTTTCCAGAAGGGGGCCCCGAAAAGGGCCGGGAATGTTTACGCAGTCGTCGTTTATGAGTTGGTAGACAg GGGGAGGAGGTTTCAATACGTTTCATCCGTTAACACCACTGGAAACTACAAAGGTTGGTTAAGCTTGAACTTAACTTCTTGCACAACAAACTGGAGCGCTCATCGTCACTACACGAAGGGATTTTATTTATCGGTTTATCCAGTAGAGAAACCag GGCGCGAAATACGCCCCGAAGAGATCGGTTTAACCACCTCCACAAACCCCTTCATTGTGGCCTTTCTCAAAGCAAGCACTCGCGTCCAACCCCAACGAAATGTTCGTTCAGTCAGTCCAAAACAAAACTATGTTTCAACCATGAAGCAGTATCAGCATGGAACGACTTGCAGAATACATACTTTGTACATAAGTTTCAAAGATTTGAAGTGGCAG GACTGGGTTATTGCACCTGAAGGCTATGCGGCTTATTATTGCGCTGGAGAGTGCAATTTTCCTCTGACTGCGCACATGAACGCCACAAAACACGCTCTAGTTCAGAGTTTGGTGCATTTGATTCAACCCCACAAGTTTCCAAAGCCGTGCTGTGCACCAACAGAGCTGAGGCCGATTCCTCTCGTTTACTATTTGGACGCAGGGACCAGTAATGTCGTCCTGAAGAAGTACAGCAATATGGCTGTTAAGAGTTGCGGCTgtcattga
- the Gbb gene encoding glass bottom boat protein precursor gives MNFVLVLSLVLGEALCWSKAGIYIDNGLNQTVIDREMTTSEKQEMEMEILNLLGLPERPKRVSNSLKRSAPKFLLDIYKSLMEEENEGHSRSERSADLNLSGDEQNAIDESDVIMTFESINHHVSSVRHERGKRLWFNVSEMPIAENVVGAELRIYQKEIHSPKKARNVYTVTVFELVNTDSGERELEYISAVNTTGSFTGWLNLNLTACLPTWVAFPDSNKGLYLSVHPVDKPGREIRPEDIGLITVKGEDETQPFMVAFLKASNHVQPKRSIRDLSSKRRVRKSNYVEMMLSDNPHYGSTCKMYDLYISFKDLKWQDWIIAPAGYSAHYCAGECKFPLNGHMNATNHAIVQTLVHLMYPNKYPKPCCAPTKLTPISVLYFQDDTNVILKKYKKMSVKSCGCH, from the exons ATGAATTTCGTGCTAGTGCTTAGTTTGGTGCTAGGAGAGGCGCTATGTTGGTCAAAAGCGGGCATCTACATCGACAACGGCCTCAACCAGACCGTCATCGACCGCGAGATGACCACCAGCGAGAAGCAGGAGATGGAGATGGAGATCCTGAACCTGCTGGGCCTCCCCGAGCGCCCCAAGCGGGTCTCCAACTCGCTGAAGCGGTCGGCCCCCAAGTTCCTCCTGGACATCTACAAGTCGCTGATGGAGGAGGAGAACGAGGGCCACTCCAGGAGCGAGCGCAGCGCTGACTTGAACCTCAGTGGAGACGAGCAGAATGCGATCGACGAGAGCGACGTTATTATGACTTTTGAGAGCATAA accACCACGTGAGCAGCGTGCGGCACGAAAGAGGCAAAAGGCTGTGGTTTAACGTTTCGGAAATGCCGATTGCCGAAAATGTGGTCGGAGCTGAGCTCCGGATTTATCAGAAGGAAATTCATTCGCCTAAAAAGGCCAGAAATGTGTATACTGTTACAGTGTTTGAACTTGTCAACACAGATTCGGG TGAGAGAGAACTGGAGTACATTTCTGCAGTAAATACAACAGGTAGTTTCACCGGGTGGTTAAATCTGAATTTAACGGCTTGTTTGCCGACTTGGGTGGCTTTCCCCGATTCCAATAAGGGTCTCTACCTGTCGGTACATCCGGTCGATAAGCCAG gACGCGAAATAAGGCCCGAAGACATCGGCCTAATCACCGTCAAGGGCGAGGATGAGACGCAGCCCTTCATGGTGGCCTTCCTCAAGGCCAGTAACCACGTCCAACCCAAACGAAGTATTCGCGATTTGAGCTCAAAACGTCGCGTCCGAAAATCAAACTACGTGGAGATGATGCTAAGCGACAACCCTCATTACGGCTCCACTTGCAAAATGTACGACCTCTACATCAGCTTCAAGGACTTGAAGTGGCAG GATTGGATTATTGCACCTGCCGGCTATTCGGCCCATTATTGTGCCGGCGAATGCAAATTTCCACTCAACGGCCATATGAACGCCACCAACCACGCAATCGTCCAGACTTTGGTCCACTTGATGTACCCCAACAAGTATCCAAAGCCGTGCTGTGCGCCAACAAAACTGACACCAATCTCGGTGCTCTATTTCCAGGACGATACTAACGTTATACTCAAAAAGTACAAGAAAATGTCAGTCAAGAGCTGCGGGTGCcattaa
- the LOC103312928 gene encoding proliferation marker protein Ki-67, with protein sequence MERCFGYLEFVRKPGLSPTKFDLQVAGPTTIGAAITCDIRIKSRNANAAPVSCSIDLNNDGVAILENKGDDLILHNGKKMKKSVLLKDNDEFVVVGKHFRYVNTNAPVADLQPVMFNKRRTVMPDFKVRSASKIPVPSRHFTTVRRSLSTSKVTTKTSRSSCPSKKQSHIFKWKTSSALNVSTQGSSARKSQDLATMVRKSLFLKNKGETFNSSIALNESRKSLVTSFVAQKTPSPRGVKRGRSSSTGRVVKKTRREDTFFLSSSISGEQVSPLYDTLLQIISPQKSVANVSDVSDFEEFLESSSLESSINELTDTNLMKTPEISKSEGIDLTNVSGVEKVFKTHKVQKSPKNDLTNVSGLERILRTPKVEESPKNDLGNISGVKKILKTPRLHKSPKNDLANVSGISEIFKTPQVQKKGLANVSGTKKRTPRDVMSPKNDLTSVSRVTRASKTPKAQKSPENDLANVSGISEIFKTPKVRKSPKNDLSDISEGKKIVRTPSVVKSPKNDLTSVSEVKKILKTPKAQKSPENDLANVSAISEVFKTPKAHKSKNDLSNVSGEKKIVKTPRVVMSPKNVFANVGGVKKALKTPKVHKSPKNDLANVSGISEIFKTPKAQKSENDLSNDSGVKEILKTPKAQKSPKNDLANVSAISEIFKTPKVQKSPENDLSNGSGVKKILKTPKAQKSPKDDLANVSAISEIFKTPKVQKSPENDLSNGSGVKKILKTPKAQKSPKDDLANVSAISEIFKTPKVQKSKNDLPNVSGEKKFVKTPRVVKSPENDLTSVIGINKILKTPKAQKSPKNDLANVSGISEIFKTPKVQKSPKSDLLNVSGEKKIVKTPGVVKSPENDLANVSGAKQLLETPKSPKNDLANVSGISKIFKTPKVQKSPKNDLTHVSGVKKILRTPKVLKSPKNDLTNVSGVKEILKTPKAQKSPKNDLTDVRGVKKILRTPKVQKSPKNDLTDVRGVKKILKTPKVQNSPKNDLTDVAGVKNILKTPKHPKSPENDLSNVSGIAKILKTPKVQKSPKNDLSNVSGINLLKTPKVPKSPLNDLTNVAGVKKLFKTPRVVKSPQNDLRDVRGVKQIFKSSKLQKPPKNDLSDVVGVRELFETTKTDTPHNLLSSLRSFLLADNLTSQAEEVTEQARPRGRPKKTVKNLNLELENSPTPKTKKRGRGKRPISPASEETETPEQKRSLRTRKATATSETNLKKTPQKEKMSEKNDQKVEEVTVSPKKRRGRKRKVEQEVVISVAEEKQEEVVEKKKNTRGRKKIVKEDVAETRSLRNKKGKVEEKQQDEVVEKKTNTRGRKKVLEEEVEEEKKVSNTSKDQVEETEEPKRKTTRRKKKDEPVNESTKQLEVKEIKSTNTKGRRGKKSVEESSRYNLRIR encoded by the exons ATGGAGCGTTGTTTTGGTTATCTCGAGTTTGTGCGTAAACCCGGCTTATCTCCGACGAAGTTCGACCTCCAAGTGGCAGGCCCCACAACCATTGGGGCTGCGATAACGTGTGATATTCGCATAAAATCGCGCAATGCAAACGCTGCCCCGGTGTCTTGTTCTATCGATTTGAACAACGACGGAGTG GCCATTTTGGAAAACAAAGGTGACGACTTGATTCTCCACAATGGCaagaaaatgaagaaaagTGTTTTGCTGAAAGACAACGATGAGTTTGTGGTGGTGGGAAAGCATTTTCGTTATGTAAACACGAACGCCCCCGTTGCG GACTTGCAGCCAGTTATGTTCAATAAAAGGCGGACAGTTATGCCTGATTTTAAGGTCAGATCGGCGTCAAAAATCCCAGTCCCTTCCAGACATTTTACCACAGTGAGGAGGAGTTTATCGACGTCAAAAGTCACAACTAAGACGTCCAGGAGTTCCTGTCCTAGCAAAAAACAGAGCCATATTTTCAAATGGAAAACTAGTAGTGCTCTTAATGTGAGCACACAAGGCTCATCTGCACGTAAATCACAAGATTTGGCAACAATGGTCCGCAAATcgctgtttttgaaaaataaagggGAAACATTTAACTCTTCCATTGCTTTAAATGAGAGCAGAAAATCACTTGTTACAAGTTTTGTGGCTCAAAAGACACCATCACCTCGGGGGGTGAAAAGGGGACGCTCGTCCAGTACTGGAAGAGTGGTTAAAAAGACAAGGCGGGAAGATACG tttTTCTTAAGTTCGTCAATCTCTGGTGAGCAAGTGTCACCACTATATGACACTCTTCTTCAAATAATCAGTCCTCAAAAATCGGTCGCCAATGTCTCTGATGTGAGtgattttgaagaatttttggAAAGTTCAAGCCTTGAGTCTTCAATCAACGAGTTAACTGATacgaatttaatgaaaactccTGAAATATCAAAGTCTGAAGGCATTGACTTGACAAACGTCAGTGGAGTTGAAAAGGTTTTTAAAACCCACAAAGTTCAGAAATCACCCAAAAACGATTTAACGAACGTCAGTGGACTGGAGAGGATTTTGAGAACCCCGAAAGTTGAGGAATCGCCTAAAAACGATTTAGGAAATATTAGTGGAgttaagaaaattttgaaaactccCCGACTTCACAAATCACCGAAAAACGATCTAGCAAATGTGAGCGGAATTtcggaaattttcaaaactccCCAAGTTCAGAAAAAGGGTTTAGCAAACGTCAGTGGAACAAAGAAGAGAACTCCGAGAGATGTAATGTCGCCGAAAAATGATTTGACAAGTGTTAGTAGAGTAACGAGAGCTTCGAAAACTCCGAAAGCTCAGAAATCACCGGAAAACGATTTAGCAAATGTCAGTGGAATttcggaaatttttaaaactccCAAAGTCCGGAAATCTCCCAAAAACGATCTGTCAGACATCAGCGAAGGAAAGAAAATCGTGCGAACTCCGAGCGTTGTAAAGTCACCGAAAAATGATTTGACAAGTGTTAGTGAagtaaagaaaattttgaaaactccAAAAGCTCAGAAATCACCGGAAAACGATTTAGCAAATGTCAGTGCAATTTCGGAAGTTTTCAAAACTCCAAAAGCCCATAAATCTAAAAACGATCTGTCAAACGTCAGTGGAGAAAAGAAGATTGTGAAAACTCCGAGAGTTGTAATGTCGccgaaaaatgtttttgcgaATGTTGGTGGAGTAAAGAAAGCTTTGAAAACTCCCAAAGTTCACAAATCACCGAAAAACGATTTAGCAAATGTTAGTGGCATttcggaaatttttaaaactccCAAAGCCCAGAAATCTGAAAACGATCTGTCAAACGACAGTGGTGTAaaggaaattttgaaaactccAAAAGCTCAGAAATCACCGAAAAACGATTTAGCAAATGTCAGTgcaatttcagaaattttcaaaactccCAAAGTCCAGAAATCTCCTGAAAACGATCTGTCAAACGGCAGTGGagtaaagaaaattttgaaaactccAAAAGCTCAGAAATCACCGAAAGACGATTTAGCAAATGTCAGTgcaatttcagaaattttcaaaactccCAAAGTCCAGAAATCTCCTGAAAACGATCTGTCAAACGGCAGTGGagtaaagaaaattttgaaaactccAAAAGCTCAGAAATCACCGAAAGACGATTTAGCAAATGTCAGTGCAATTtcggaaattttcaaaactccAAAAGTCCAGAAATCTAAAAACGATCTACCAAACGTCAGTGgagaaaaaaagtttgtgaaaACTCCGAGAGTTGTAAAATCGCCGGAAAATGATTTGACAAGTGTTATtggaataaacaaaattttgaaaactccGAAAGCTCAGAAATCACCGAAAAACGATTTAGCAAATGTCAGTggaatttctgaaattttcaaaactccCAAAGTCCAGAAATCTCCTAAAAGCGATCTATTAAACGTCAGTGGAGAAAAGAAGATTGTGAAAACTCCGGGAGTCGTAAAATCGCCGGAAAATGATTTAGCTAACGTTAGTGGAGCAAAGCAACTTTTGGAAACTCCCAAATCACCGAAAAACGATTTGGCAAATGTCAGtggaatttcgaaaattttcaaaactccTAAAGTTCAAAAATCTCCTAAAAATGATCTAACACACGTCAGTGGAGTAAAAAAGATTTTGAGAACACCCAAAGTTTTAAAGTCCCCCAAAAACGATTTGACCAATGTTAGTGGAGTAAAGGAGATTTTAAAAACTCCGAAAGCTCAGAAATCTCCGAAAAACGATTTAACCGACGTTAGAGGAGTTAAAAAGATTTTGAGAACTCCGAAAGTTCAAAAATCACCGAAAAATGATCTAACAGACGTCAGAGGAGTTAAAAAGATTTTGAAAACTCCAAAAGTTCAGAATTCACCGAAGAACGATTTAACCGACGTTGCGGGAGTTAAGAACATTTTGAAAACTCCAAAACATCCAAAATCACCCGAAAACGATTTAAGTAACGTCAGTGGGAttgcgaaaattttgaaaacacctAAGGTTCAAAAATCACCCAAAAATGACTTGTCGAATGTTAGCGGAATTAATCTTTTAAAAACTCCCAAAGTTCCGAAATCGCCATTGAACGACTTGACGAACGTAGCAGGTGTGAAAAAGCTTTTCAAAACTCCCAGAGTTGTGAAATCGCCCCAAAACGATTTACGTGACGTGAGAGGAGTGAagcaaattttcaaaagttcCAAGTTGCAAAAACCTCCGAAAAACGACTTAAGTGATGTTGTTGGAGTACGAGAACTTTTTGAAACTACAAAAACCGATACTCCTCATAACTTACTTTCTTCTCTTCGAAGCTTTTTGTTGGCAGATAATTTAACATCACAAGCTGAAGAAGTGACTGAACAGGCGCGACCTCGTGGCCGAcctaaaaaaactgttaaaaatttgaatctGGAATTGGAAAATTCACCAACTCCTAAAACTAAAAAGAGAGGTCGAGGTAAACGACCAATTTCTCCCGCATCAGAGGAAACGGAAACTCCGGAACAAAAACGAAGTTTGCGCACGCGTAAAGCAACAGCAACGAGTGAAACTAACCTTAAAAAAACGccgcaaaaagaaaaaatgtctgAGAAGAATGATCAAAAAGTGGAGGAAGTGACAGTATCGCCGAAAAAAAGAAGAGGGAGAAAGAGGAAGGTTGAACAAGAGGTGGTGATTAGTGTTGCGGAAGAGAAACAGGAAGAAGTAGTTGAGAAAAAGAAGAATACGAGAGGGCGTAAGAAGATCGTAAAGGAAGACGTTGCAGAAACGCGATCGCTGAGGAATAAGAAAGGAAAAGTGGAGGAGAAACAACAGGATGAAGTAGTGGAGAAGAAAACGAATACCAGAGGGCGCAAGAAGGTCCTAGAGGAAGAAGTAGAAGAGGAGAAGAAAGTTTCCAACACGAGTAAGGATCAAGTTGAGGAGACCGAAGAGCCGAAAAGAAAAACGACTAGACGAAAGAAGAAGGATGAGCCAGTTAATGAAAGTACAAAGCAGTTGGAGGTTAAAGAGATAAAAAGTACAAATACAAAGGGTAGAAGAGGTAAAAAAAGTGTTGAAGAGTCCAGCAGATACAACCTTCGAATCAGATGA
- the LOC103312927 gene encoding gastrula zinc finger protein xLCGF3.1 — protein sequence MRLKDYSNNCRTCLATLDGEKTSIYDENVSKMLSQCTPISPCEKDGLMEYICESCREKLNQAYNFKEKCRAVDKYLRELYDSESDDFDNNSVDTSFVDDPSEIICTICKKNFTRKSSLRVHLQRHYRNNPQKCKHCQKIFSTKSDLTSHEARHSAQLYKCDTCSRCFSTKNSIAKHVKTHLSLKPFLCPYCGKRFCVNDTLQTHLKVHTKKNLLMCQFCDKEFAARASLSLHLKNHTGEVPHLCSACGLQFKSSSELKSHEVSHNHKQINSVFLQLICEVCGKSYRSKSALVKHMVVHNTEPVHKCGECNRSFYTMSDLNVHTLMHKGDSPFLCSECGKGFNRKNNYVRHTKTIHKRKS from the exons ATGAGACTGAAAGATTACTCAAACAACTGTCGCACCTGTTTGGCTACTTTGGATGGGGAGAAGACGTCCATTTACGACGAAAATGTATCAAAGATGCTGTCTCAGTGCACCCCGATTTCG CCGTGCGAAAAGGACGGTTTAATGGAATACATTTGCGAATCATGTcgtgaaaaattaaaccaagcgtacaattttaaagaaaagtgtCGAGCCGTTGATAAATATTTGCGTGAGCTCTATGACTCGGAATCGGATGATTTTGATAACAATTCTGTTGACACGTCCTTTGTAGACGACCCAAGTGAAATTATTTGTACTatctgcaaaaaaaatttcacacgTAAATCATCGTTACGTGTCCATCTTCAAAGACATTACA GAAATAATCCACAAAAGTGCAAGCAttgtcagaaaatattttcaacgaAATCAGATCTCACATCACACGAGGCTAGACACAGCGCTCAATTGTATAAATGTGACACTTGTAGTCGCTGTTTTTCCACGAAAAATTCCATAGCAAAACATGTAAAAACCCATCTGAGCCTCAAACCGTTTCTTTGCCCATACTGtggcaaaag ATTTTGCGTTAACGACACCTTACAGACACATTTAAAAGTGCACACGAAAAAAAACTTGCTAATGTGTCAATTTTGCGACAAAGAATTCGCTGCGAGGGCTTCCCTTTCACTACATTTGAAAAACCACACCGGGGAAGTCCCGCATCTTTGCTCCGCTTGCGGTCTACAATTTAAATCCAGTTCTGAGTTGAAAAGTCACGAAGTTAGCCACAATCATAAACAAATCAACTCTGTTTTCTTACAACTAATTTGTGAAGTGTGTGGGAAAAG TTATAGGTCTAAATCTGCGCTAGTTAAACACATGGTGGTTCATAACACAGAACCGGTGCATAAATGTGGCGAGTGTAATCGAAGTTTTTACACAATGAGCGATTTGAATGTGCATACACTTATGCATAAGGGGGATTCACCGTTTTTGTGCTCCGAATGTGGGAAaggttttaatagaaaaaacaattatgtAAGGCACACTAAAACTATCCACAAACGCAAATCTTGA
- the LOC660413 gene encoding alpha-aspartyl dipeptidase isoform X2 has translation MTNAFYMIWTRVLKLPSLLNYVKPSRLYKFSYENPKNLTSKKFRFVPMSRPRLLLLSSSVVHGHGFLEYAASDINTFLNKNRVSTVLFVPYAAVDHDAYLAKVRPVFTKWGYQVEGIHQDNPVDAVKRAEAIFVGGGNTFLLLKTLYDKNLVKLIRERVFEDGVPYIGSSAGTNIAAPSIHNTNDMPIVYPPSFNALNLIPFNINPHYLDTDPNSTHKGETREERILQYHSLPDAYDVYNVLGLREGSLLLVDGEMGVLKGIKNARLFIKGKPPQEIEVGTDLSHLFANQLKASAVRL, from the exons ATGACAAACGCATTTTACATGATTTGGACACGCGTTTTAAAATTACCCAGTCTCTTAAACTATGTTAAACCGTCCCGTCTGTATAAATTTTCGTACGAAAATCCCAAAAACCTAACCTCAAAAAA ATTTCGTTTTGTGCCAATGTCCCGTCCGCGTCTCCTCTTATTGTCTTCCTCGGTGGTGCACGGCCACGGCTTCCTGGAGTATGCAGCCAGCGACATCAACACCTTCCTCAACAA AAATCGCGTCTCGACTGTCCTTTTCGTCCCCTATGCTGCAGTCGACCACGACGCTTATTTGGCCAAAGTGCGCCCCGTTTTCACCAAATGGGGCTATCAAGTCGAGGGCATTCACCAAGACAACCCTGTCGATGCCGTCAAACGAGCCGAGGCGATTTTCGTAGGTGGAGGCAACACTTTCCTCCTGCTCAAGACTTTGTACGACAAGAATTTGGTTAAATTGATCCGGGAGCGGGTGTTTGAGGATGGGGTGCCCTATATTGGGAGCAGCGCAGGGACGAATATCGCAGCCCCCTCCATCCACAACACCAACGATATGCCCATAGTTTACCCGCCAAGTTTCAACGCCCTGAACCTTATCCCTTTCAATATCAACCCGCACTACTTGGACACGGACCCCAACTCAACTCACAAGGGGGAGACACGGGAGGAACGCATTTTGCAATACCACAGCTTGCCGGATGCGTATGACGTGTACAACGTTCTGGGGCTAAGGGAAGGGAGTTTGCTTTTGGTTGATGGCGAGATGGGAGTCTTGAAGGGGATCAAGAACGCAAGACTCTTTATTAA aggGAAGCCTCCGCAAGAAATCGAAGTGGGGACCGACCTGTCTCACTTATTCGCCAATCAATTGAAAGCTTCCGCTGTACGTTTATAA
- the LOC660413 gene encoding alpha-aspartyl dipeptidase isoform X1, translating to MTNAFYMIWTRVLKLPSLLNYVKPSRLYKFSYENPKNLTSKKVHEQFFRFRFVPMSRPRLLLLSSSVVHGHGFLEYAASDINTFLNKNRVSTVLFVPYAAVDHDAYLAKVRPVFTKWGYQVEGIHQDNPVDAVKRAEAIFVGGGNTFLLLKTLYDKNLVKLIRERVFEDGVPYIGSSAGTNIAAPSIHNTNDMPIVYPPSFNALNLIPFNINPHYLDTDPNSTHKGETREERILQYHSLPDAYDVYNVLGLREGSLLLVDGEMGVLKGIKNARLFIKGKPPQEIEVGTDLSHLFANQLKASAVRL from the exons ATGACAAACGCATTTTACATGATTTGGACACGCGTTTTAAAATTACCCAGTCTCTTAAACTATGTTAAACCGTCCCGTCTGTATAAATTTTCGTACGAAAATCCCAAAAACCTAACCTCAAAAAA AGTTCACGAGCAATTCTTCAGATTTCGTTTTGTGCCAATGTCCCGTCCGCGTCTCCTCTTATTGTCTTCCTCGGTGGTGCACGGCCACGGCTTCCTGGAGTATGCAGCCAGCGACATCAACACCTTCCTCAACAA AAATCGCGTCTCGACTGTCCTTTTCGTCCCCTATGCTGCAGTCGACCACGACGCTTATTTGGCCAAAGTGCGCCCCGTTTTCACCAAATGGGGCTATCAAGTCGAGGGCATTCACCAAGACAACCCTGTCGATGCCGTCAAACGAGCCGAGGCGATTTTCGTAGGTGGAGGCAACACTTTCCTCCTGCTCAAGACTTTGTACGACAAGAATTTGGTTAAATTGATCCGGGAGCGGGTGTTTGAGGATGGGGTGCCCTATATTGGGAGCAGCGCAGGGACGAATATCGCAGCCCCCTCCATCCACAACACCAACGATATGCCCATAGTTTACCCGCCAAGTTTCAACGCCCTGAACCTTATCCCTTTCAATATCAACCCGCACTACTTGGACACGGACCCCAACTCAACTCACAAGGGGGAGACACGGGAGGAACGCATTTTGCAATACCACAGCTTGCCGGATGCGTATGACGTGTACAACGTTCTGGGGCTAAGGGAAGGGAGTTTGCTTTTGGTTGATGGCGAGATGGGAGTCTTGAAGGGGATCAAGAACGCAAGACTCTTTATTAA aggGAAGCCTCCGCAAGAAATCGAAGTGGGGACCGACCTGTCTCACTTATTCGCCAATCAATTGAAAGCTTCCGCTGTACGTTTATAA
- the LOC660413 gene encoding alpha-aspartyl dipeptidase isoform X3, whose protein sequence is MTNAFYMIWTRVLKLPSLLNYVKPSRLYKFSYENPKNLTSKKNRVSTVLFVPYAAVDHDAYLAKVRPVFTKWGYQVEGIHQDNPVDAVKRAEAIFVGGGNTFLLLKTLYDKNLVKLIRERVFEDGVPYIGSSAGTNIAAPSIHNTNDMPIVYPPSFNALNLIPFNINPHYLDTDPNSTHKGETREERILQYHSLPDAYDVYNVLGLREGSLLLVDGEMGVLKGIKNARLFIKGKPPQEIEVGTDLSHLFANQLKASAVRL, encoded by the exons ATGACAAACGCATTTTACATGATTTGGACACGCGTTTTAAAATTACCCAGTCTCTTAAACTATGTTAAACCGTCCCGTCTGTATAAATTTTCGTACGAAAATCCCAAAAACCTAACCTCAAAAAA AAATCGCGTCTCGACTGTCCTTTTCGTCCCCTATGCTGCAGTCGACCACGACGCTTATTTGGCCAAAGTGCGCCCCGTTTTCACCAAATGGGGCTATCAAGTCGAGGGCATTCACCAAGACAACCCTGTCGATGCCGTCAAACGAGCCGAGGCGATTTTCGTAGGTGGAGGCAACACTTTCCTCCTGCTCAAGACTTTGTACGACAAGAATTTGGTTAAATTGATCCGGGAGCGGGTGTTTGAGGATGGGGTGCCCTATATTGGGAGCAGCGCAGGGACGAATATCGCAGCCCCCTCCATCCACAACACCAACGATATGCCCATAGTTTACCCGCCAAGTTTCAACGCCCTGAACCTTATCCCTTTCAATATCAACCCGCACTACTTGGACACGGACCCCAACTCAACTCACAAGGGGGAGACACGGGAGGAACGCATTTTGCAATACCACAGCTTGCCGGATGCGTATGACGTGTACAACGTTCTGGGGCTAAGGGAAGGGAGTTTGCTTTTGGTTGATGGCGAGATGGGAGTCTTGAAGGGGATCAAGAACGCAAGACTCTTTATTAA aggGAAGCCTCCGCAAGAAATCGAAGTGGGGACCGACCTGTCTCACTTATTCGCCAATCAATTGAAAGCTTCCGCTGTACGTTTATAA